The DNA region TGAAATATTATAAAAGTATTATTATAAATATAAGGAAGTACGCCATTTATAGTTGTACAAATAGAAAACAGATGCATAGTAAAAATTTCTTACATCTGTTTTCTATATTAGATATTTAAAATTTTAAGCAAGAATAACTTTTTCTCTTTTTAACTTAAAAATTTCTTCAACTGCTTTTTTATAGCCACCAGCTTCTTTAAAAGAGTCACTTATTTTTTTTATATTTTTAAGATAACTTGGATCAGTTAAAACCTTCTTAACAGAATTTTTTAAAATTTCTGGAGTAAGATTATCCTTATCAAGAGAAATAGTTGCTCCTAATTCTTCAGCTCTTTTTGCCATATATGGTTGATCTGCTCCTATAGGTATTGCTACAAAAGGTATATTATTATATAATAAGTCACTAGTACTGTTCATGCCTGCATGAGTTATTGCCACGTCAGTATACTTTAAAATCTCTGATTGAGGAACATAATTTCTTACAATAAAATTATCCGGTATATCAAATTCAGATAAATCTACATTGTATGCTGCCATAACCACAACAGCATCAGTATTAGCAAAAGTTTTAAAGAAGATATCATAAAGCTTACTATCAGTATTATTAAATACTGTACCCAATGAAATATAAATAACTTTCTTTCCTTCTAATTTTTCAAAAGGAAAATCTAGGTTTTCTTTTCTATCATATACTGGTGGTCCTATAAATTTAAAGCTGTCATCATAATATTCTGGATGTGCAACAAAATATTTAGAAGTATACGCAATATTTATATCACCTTTATTGAAAAATAAGCTAATCATGTTATCAGGCATTTCTACATTATAGACTTCTTTTAATTGTTTTGAAACTTTTTTGTAAGTATCTATAACTGGATGTTTTTTTATTAACTCTTCATCTATTAATTCTTTGTTTTGAGACATAAGTTCTTTTGGAGTAGCAAATACTGCGAAGGAAGAAATAGAAGGTATTTTTAATATTTGAGCAATGACATTTCCAAAAGGAAACATAGCTGTATACATAATGTAATCAAATGTTTTATCCTTAATTTGATTTAAGATGTCCTTTATAATTTTATCACTTGATTTAAGCATTTCATTTATATAATCAAATAATTTATCTATCTGCATATCATTAGGCATATTATGTTTTCTTCCAAAAAGGTTTGATTCTACTTTATAACTTTTAAATTCAGCACCTGTTTTTTCGATTTTTTCTTTAAAATCTTCTGAACAAAAATAAGTAATTTCCTCACCTTGTTTTATTAATTCATTTACTAATCCTAATGTAGGATTAACATGACCATGAGCCGGTATACTTAAAAAAAGTACTTTTGACATAACTTCACTTCACATCCTATCTTTATTTTATATATATGTATTTTACTACAATGCTATTTATTGTCAATTTCCGTTTTCGATGTATACGTTTAATATCAATGAATAAATTAATAAATATGTATTAACAATTTTATCAGCTTTATTTTTATACTGCTAATGAATATATTCCATTATAATTATCAATAATATTTTTTCATAACTGTTTCATTTAAACAAGATGTGTCTTTGTGATTCATCTTGTTTTATTCCGTAAATAAAATCTGGAAATACTGTTTAATCCAAGTTATAATTAAAATACGAATTAACATATGTAATAATATGATTTATGAAATATATAAAAAATATAGGTGGTGGGATTATGTTAATAAATCATTTAGGAAAAGATCCTATTATTGATACAAATGCTTTTATTGCGCCTAATGCTACGATATGTGGTGATGTTAGAATTGGTAAAAATACAAGGATTATGTATGGTGCTGCAGTAATTGCTGAAGGTGGCACTATAGAAATAGGTGATAATTGTGTAGTATTAGAAAATGCAGTTTTAAGAAGTACAGTTAAACATTCTTTAAAAATTGGTAATGAAGTATTGATTGGACCTAACGCTCATGTGGTAGGGTGTACAGTTGAAGATAGTGTCTTTATTGCTACAGGCGCTTCTATATTCCATGGTGCAAAACTATGCAAAAGTTCAGTTGTTAAAATAAACGGAGTTGTTCATATAAAAACTACGCTTCCAGAAAATGAGTCCGTGCCTATTGGATGGATAGCTATTGGTAATCCGGTGAAGATGTTCCCTGCTGAAAAGCATGATGAGATTTGGTCAATACAAGAACCTTTGAATTTTCCCAAATATGTTTATGGTGTAGATCAGGAAATTGAAGCAGAAAATACTATGTATGAAGTTATGAAAATGATGACAAATGCTTTAAAAGCACATAAAGACGATACAATAATTTAAAATTTTTACTAATATATGAGTGAAAAGTAATGTTTTTAACATAGTTCGAAACATTCTCATAGTGCGAAGAAAAAAGTATATAAAGTTGATTTATATATTGTCTTATGCTAAAATTCATTTATAAGTTGCAACTTATAAATGACTAAAAAATTTATATAGTTTTCTAGGGTTCCGCAGTTTATAATTGGCAGGTCCGAGAGAAAACGCACAGCTAACTGTGTACACGGAAGGATAAAAGCCTGGGAGATATTTTAATAATATTTCTGATGGCTTTTTTATTTTTATTTATTTTAAAAATTAATAAAAAATGATGATTATCAGAGTACTTATAAAAAGAAAGGGATAATGCTATAGAGTCACTTATTAAAGGAAGACATGAAGTTATAGATTAAGCTAAATAATGTTAAAAAGTTATTTCGTAACATTCTATTACTATAGATTAAAAAAAGCCGACTGCTCTTTTTAATTTAACATAATT from Clostridium pasteurianum BC1 includes:
- a CDS encoding macrolide family glycosyltransferase, translating into MSKVLFLSIPAHGHVNPTLGLVNELIKQGEEITYFCSEDFKEKIEKTGAEFKSYKVESNLFGRKHNMPNDMQIDKLFDYINEMLKSSDKIIKDILNQIKDKTFDYIMYTAMFPFGNVIAQILKIPSISSFAVFATPKELMSQNKELIDEELIKKHPVIDTYKKVSKQLKEVYNVEMPDNMISLFFNKGDINIAYTSKYFVAHPEYYDDSFKFIGPPVYDRKENLDFPFEKLEGKKVIYISLGTVFNNTDSKLYDIFFKTFANTDAVVVMAAYNVDLSEFDIPDNFIVRNYVPQSEILKYTDVAITHAGMNSTSDLLYNNIPFVAIPIGADQPYMAKRAEELGATISLDKDNLTPEILKNSVKKVLTDPSYLKNIKKISDSFKEAGGYKKAVEEIFKLKREKVILA
- a CDS encoding gamma carbonic anhydrase family protein, which codes for MLINHLGKDPIIDTNAFIAPNATICGDVRIGKNTRIMYGAAVIAEGGTIEIGDNCVVLENAVLRSTVKHSLKIGNEVLIGPNAHVVGCTVEDSVFIATGASIFHGAKLCKSSVVKINGVVHIKTTLPENESVPIGWIAIGNPVKMFPAEKHDEIWSIQEPLNFPKYVYGVDQEIEAENTMYEVMKMMTNALKAHKDDTII